The following proteins come from a genomic window of Tachyglossus aculeatus isolate mTacAcu1 unplaced genomic scaffold, mTacAcu1.pri SUPER_6_unloc_5, whole genome shotgun sequence:
- the LOC119922160 gene encoding olfactory receptor 4P4-like, with product MDLCYTSTVTPSLVKDLLSEKKPISFRDCMIQLFTMHLFGGVEILILVEMAYDCYVAICKPLHYVIVMNKQRCATMVAVCWGVAFLYSMVQWFLVIFLSFCGLNKIGHYFFDICPLLKLACSDTNVTGFLVFTNTGAIMMVTFAVLVFSYVIALANLRTHSLEQRDENSHEKSVVLEAAFGGKIRQIQVGGVARFRQPQGKKFDSQETKDDSRFRNSVFRKLPPSNVKVPSHFNIKKNPDCKYLESN from the exons atggacctctgctacacttccacagTTACTCCCAGTCTGGTCAAagatttgctgtctgagaagaaaCCCATTTCCTTCCGTGACTGCATGATTCAGCTCTTCACTatgcacttatttggtggggtTGAGATCTTAATCCTTGTGGAGATGGCCTACgattgctatgttgccatctgcaaacccttgcatTATGTGATTGTCATGAACAAGCAGCGGTGTGCCACAatggttgcagtgtgctggggagtAGCATTTCTCTATTCCATGGTCCAGTGGTTCCTTGTCATTTTTTTGTCCTTCTGCGGTCTTAATAAGATCGGTCACTATTTCTTTGACATTTGCCCTCTCCTGAAACTGGCTTGCTCAGATACTAatgtgactggatttttagtcTTCACCAACACGGGGGCAATTATGATGGTTACTTTTGCAGTCCTTGTCTTCTCTTACGTCATTGCTTTAGCCAATCTGAGGACCCATTCACTG gaacagagagatgaaaacagcCATGAGAAaagtgtggtgttggaagccgcatttggagggaaaatcaggcag ATACAGGTTGGTGGGGTTGCACGTTTCAGGCAGCCCCAAGGAAAGAAATTTGACTCTCAGGAAACCAAAGATGACTCAAGATTCAGAAACTCCGTGTTTAGGAAACTACCTCCATCCAAtgtgaag GTCCCTAGTCATTTTAATATAAAGAAGAATCCAGATTGCAAGTACCTAGAATCGAATTAG